One Calditrichota bacterium genomic region harbors:
- the recA gene encoding recombinase RecA: protein MANEKEEKLKALDLAISQIDRQFGKGSIMRLGADRVIPDIEVIPTGSIALDAALGVGGVPRGRIIEIFGPESSGKTTLSLHIIAEAQKAGGLAAFIDAEHALDVKYAHNLGVDTDNLLISQPDTGEQALEITETLVRSGALDLIVVDSVAALVPRAEIEGEMGDAQMGLQARLMSQAMRKLAGAISKAKTSVIFINQIREKIGVMFGNPETTTGGRALKFYTTIRMDIRRIASLKSGDSIVGNRTRVKVVKNKVAPPFREAEFDIMYGTGISHVGELIDLAVEKKIIQKSGAWYSYGDERLGQGRENVRMFLKETPEMLKEIDEKVRRALGLIPEKEGETKAPGAE from the coding sequence ATGGCAAACGAAAAAGAGGAAAAGTTAAAGGCGTTAGATTTGGCGATTTCTCAAATTGATCGCCAGTTTGGAAAAGGCTCGATTATGCGTCTGGGAGCCGATCGGGTGATTCCGGATATTGAGGTCATTCCGACGGGCTCCATTGCATTGGATGCAGCTCTTGGTGTGGGCGGAGTTCCACGGGGCCGAATTATCGAGATTTTCGGACCGGAGTCCTCCGGAAAGACCACATTGTCACTTCATATCATCGCGGAAGCGCAAAAGGCCGGTGGACTGGCTGCGTTCATCGATGCCGAGCACGCTCTGGATGTCAAATACGCTCACAACCTGGGTGTGGATACAGATAACCTGCTCATTTCGCAGCCGGATACGGGCGAGCAGGCCCTCGAAATCACGGAAACCCTGGTGCGGAGCGGCGCCCTGGACTTGATTGTGGTCGATTCTGTTGCCGCGCTGGTTCCCCGGGCAGAGATTGAAGGTGAGATGGGGGATGCCCAGATGGGACTTCAGGCCCGGCTCATGTCGCAGGCCATGCGTAAACTGGCGGGAGCAATTTCAAAGGCCAAAACCAGCGTCATCTTTATTAATCAGATTCGCGAAAAAATCGGCGTGATGTTTGGGAATCCCGAAACCACCACCGGTGGGCGGGCGCTGAAATTTTACACCACCATCCGAATGGATATTCGGCGGATCGCATCGTTAAAAAGCGGCGACAGTATTGTGGGTAACCGCACGCGCGTGAAGGTGGTGAAAAATAAGGTAGCTCCGCCGTTTCGGGAAGCGGAGTTCGACATCATGTACGGCACAGGCATTTCCCACGTGGGAGAACTGATTGATCTGGCTGTGGAGAAAAAAATCATTCAGAAAAGCGGGGCCTGGTATTCCTACGGAGACGAAAGACTGGGACAGGGGCGCGAAAATGTGCGGATGTTCCTCAAAGAAACGCCTGAGATGTTGAAGGAAATTGATGAAAAAGTCAGGCGGGCTCTGGGCCTTATTCCCGAAAAAGAGGGGGAAACAAAGGCACCCGGCGCAGAATAA
- a CDS encoding YeeE/YedE family protein, whose protein sequence is MKNRLSWFGAGVLLAVLNLIVFARVVTNRPIGASTTYPYLADLLAGLKNSAYFLKIQTPGHWEMIFLLGAFLAGLVASLAFGDFKLTSIHERWKKHKGDSSAVRLIWAFVGGFILIFGARMAGGCTSGHILSGGMQMAVSSLVFGLFVVVGLIVTGKIFYKK, encoded by the coding sequence ATGAAAAACCGGTTGTCCTGGTTTGGAGCCGGCGTCTTGCTGGCTGTTCTGAATCTGATCGTGTTTGCACGGGTTGTTACCAATCGGCCGATAGGTGCGTCAACCACGTATCCGTACCTGGCTGATCTATTGGCTGGTTTAAAAAACAGCGCCTATTTTTTGAAAATTCAAACGCCGGGGCACTGGGAGATGATTTTCCTGCTGGGTGCTTTTTTGGCCGGATTGGTGGCCTCTCTCGCATTTGGTGATTTTAAGCTCACCTCCATTCACGAACGCTGGAAAAAACACAAAGGCGATTCCTCGGCCGTTCGGCTGATCTGGGCCTTTGTGGGCGGATTTATTCTGATTTTTGGCGCCCGGATGGCCGGCGGCTGCACCAGCGGACACATTCTGTCCGGCGGAATGCAGATGGCTGTCAGCAGCCTGGTTTTCGGCCTGTTTGTCGTGGTCGGGTTAATTGTGACGGGAAAAATCTTTTATAAAAAATAG
- a CDS encoding geranylgeranylglyceryl/heptaprenylglyceryl phosphate synthase — protein MLKICEDRGAGYFVLFDPDNYARDKVGEHAALAEESGVDAILVGGSLLFDNHFNAFIKKVKEYTHLPVIIFPGSSRQISPYADAILFLSLISGRNSNYLIGEQVIAAPIIRALKLEPISTGYVLVESGNTTTVEYLSGTRPIPRNKAEIAVAHALAAEYLGMKMLYFEAGSGAEFSVPTDMIQAVSDQTRLPIIVGGGIRTPEEAHEKVQAGASFIVTGNILERKHDPDLLHAFSDAVHKV, from the coding sequence CTGTTAAAAATATGTGAAGACAGGGGGGCTGGCTATTTTGTGCTTTTTGATCCGGATAACTATGCTCGGGATAAAGTGGGTGAACATGCAGCTCTGGCGGAAGAGTCCGGTGTGGATGCCATTCTGGTCGGAGGAAGCCTTCTTTTCGACAATCACTTCAACGCGTTTATCAAAAAGGTGAAAGAATACACGCACCTGCCGGTTATTATTTTCCCGGGAAGTTCCCGGCAGATTTCCCCGTATGCGGATGCCATTTTGTTTCTGTCCCTGATCAGTGGTAGAAATTCCAACTACCTGATCGGTGAACAGGTTATTGCCGCCCCGATTATTCGGGCGTTGAAACTGGAACCCATTTCTACCGGCTATGTTCTGGTGGAATCGGGGAATACAACCACGGTGGAGTATTTGAGCGGAACCCGTCCCATTCCCCGCAACAAGGCCGAAATCGCGGTCGCCCATGCTCTGGCGGCCGAGTACCTGGGGATGAAAATGCTCTATTTTGAAGCGGGAAGCGGGGCAGAATTTTCGGTACCCACGGACATGATTCAAGCCGTTTCAGACCAGACGCGTTTGCCGATAATTGTTGGCGGGGGTATCCGGACTCCGGAAGAAGCTCATGAAAAGGTTCAGGCTGGGGCCTCTTTCATTGTAACCGGAAATATCCTGGAGAGAAAGCATGACCCGGATTTACTCCATGCGTTTTCCGATGCGGTCCACAAAGTGTAA
- a CDS encoding O-antigen ligase family protein — MTYASAAKKPVLPSNVWDKIGLFFLYVMAFFIPFSIAGEESAYALLALVWLFVWAKNRKLPAFKTELERPLLVLVLILIVASVFSIHPAESFYNLRKLFFIPLIYILPAFIRTKERLWRVVHIMLLMALLTAGYGIVKYLVTSWTKVIATQSTTMTWGALSVFFVLFWVGLLVGIPSKKWKVAYALAALPQLVAQVFSYVRGSYLGLLTGLIVLGWIRSRKLIVYFLIFLVGIYFLFPGSIHHRVKSITNLKVHSTQVRLTQWRDAVPMLKDHPIVGFGWVDLGDIHRKYAPPGADLTDGAYTIGHFHNNLVMMAMIAGVPGLAAFIWLFICILVVLYKNYARIPESKAFLKSVAVIGFISVAGFLINGLFDWLFGDEEVFILLFFTIGLAISAYRIHFSGE; from the coding sequence GTGACATACGCTTCGGCAGCGAAAAAACCGGTACTGCCCTCAAATGTGTGGGATAAAATCGGTCTGTTTTTCCTGTATGTCATGGCCTTTTTTATTCCCTTTTCAATTGCCGGGGAAGAAAGCGCCTATGCACTTTTGGCACTCGTCTGGCTTTTTGTCTGGGCAAAAAACAGAAAACTGCCAGCCTTTAAAACGGAATTGGAACGTCCTCTTCTGGTTTTGGTCCTGATTCTGATCGTAGCGTCCGTTTTTTCGATTCACCCCGCTGAAAGCTTTTACAATTTGCGCAAGCTCTTTTTTATCCCGCTGATTTACATCCTGCCGGCTTTTATTCGGACAAAGGAACGCCTCTGGCGCGTGGTCCACATCATGCTGCTGATGGCCCTCCTTACTGCGGGATATGGCATTGTCAAATACCTTGTCACCAGCTGGACGAAAGTAATTGCCACGCAGTCCACAACAATGACGTGGGGCGCGCTGTCCGTGTTTTTTGTGCTTTTTTGGGTGGGACTGCTGGTCGGGATTCCCTCAAAAAAATGGAAGGTGGCCTACGCACTGGCGGCACTTCCTCAGTTGGTGGCACAGGTTTTTTCCTACGTCCGCGGATCGTATCTTGGGCTGTTGACCGGTCTGATTGTTCTGGGGTGGATTCGGAGCCGCAAGCTGATTGTGTATTTTCTGATTTTTCTGGTTGGCATCTACTTTCTGTTTCCGGGATCCATCCACCACCGGGTGAAAAGCATTACGAATTTGAAGGTGCACAGCACTCAGGTGCGACTGACCCAGTGGCGGGATGCCGTACCCATGTTAAAAGATCATCCCATTGTGGGTTTCGGCTGGGTGGATTTGGGCGACATCCATCGGAAATATGCTCCGCCCGGAGCCGATCTCACAGACGGTGCCTACACCATCGGCCACTTTCACAACAATTTGGTTATGATGGCCATGATTGCGGGTGTGCCGGGTTTGGCCGCCTTTATCTGGTTGTTTATTTGCATTCTGGTTGTCCTTTACAAGAATTATGCCCGAATTCCGGAGAGCAAGGCTTTTCTAAAATCCGTAGCCGTCATTGGGTTCATTTCGGTGGCAGGGTTTCTGATTAACGGGCTTTTCGACTGGCTTTTTGGAGATGAAGAAGTCTTTATTCTTCTGTTTTTTACAATAGGCCTGGCGATCAGTGCCTATCGTATTCATTTTTCGGGGGAATGA
- a CDS encoding competence/damage-inducible protein A, with translation MKAEILTIGDEILLGQIVNTNATFISQKLVQLGVDPRWITVVGDSETEILDALKIAFTRADVLVVTGGLGPTHDDITKYAVAKFFNSPIVFNKDLFERLRKGFAERGWVMPAVNRNQAEVPQKATILPNPIGTAPGLLFEESGKVCFVLPGVPAEMERLIQDSVIPFLRTHSSSEKSCLSYKTLRTTGISESRLVEKLGDLQPIQQLVRVAFLPHYYGVDLRLTVRDSSKEACERRLRKAERLIRSRIDLYIYGENDETLEQKVAELLFKMHATIAVAESCTGGLLSHKLTNVPGSSAYFLGGVVAYSNSAKMAVLGVQAETLRQFGAVSEQTAKEMAEGVRTLLGADFALSTTGIAGPTGGTKEKPVGLVFIGFSDGTTTTAKKFIFSNDRLANKERSSYAALEFLRRHIQKII, from the coding sequence ATGAAAGCAGAAATCCTTACCATTGGCGATGAAATTCTACTGGGCCAAATTGTCAACACAAACGCGACCTTTATTAGCCAAAAGCTGGTCCAGTTAGGCGTAGATCCCCGGTGGATTACGGTAGTAGGGGATTCGGAAACAGAAATCCTCGATGCACTAAAAATTGCCTTTACGCGGGCGGACGTTCTGGTTGTTACCGGCGGACTCGGCCCGACCCACGATGACATCACCAAATATGCTGTGGCAAAATTCTTCAACTCGCCCATTGTCTTCAACAAGGACCTTTTTGAGAGACTGCGCAAAGGCTTCGCGGAACGAGGATGGGTCATGCCTGCCGTGAATCGGAATCAGGCAGAGGTGCCGCAGAAGGCGACGATTCTTCCCAATCCGATCGGAACGGCCCCCGGGCTTCTTTTTGAGGAATCGGGAAAGGTTTGTTTTGTCTTGCCCGGTGTTCCGGCGGAAATGGAACGGCTCATCCAGGATTCGGTTATTCCCTTTTTGCGTACCCATTCTTCGTCTGAAAAGAGCTGCCTTTCCTACAAAACCCTTCGCACGACCGGCATTTCTGAATCCAGATTGGTGGAAAAACTCGGCGATCTTCAACCGATTCAGCAGCTTGTCAGAGTGGCGTTTCTTCCCCATTACTACGGCGTAGATTTGCGGCTAACAGTCAGGGATTCTTCAAAAGAGGCCTGCGAAAGAAGGCTTCGTAAGGCGGAACGTCTCATTCGCAGCAGGATTGATTTGTACATTTACGGAGAGAATGATGAGACTCTCGAACAGAAAGTGGCCGAACTTTTGTTCAAAATGCACGCCACCATAGCGGTGGCCGAATCGTGCACGGGGGGGTTATTATCCCATAAACTTACAAACGTTCCGGGAAGCTCCGCCTATTTTCTGGGGGGAGTTGTTGCTTACAGCAATTCGGCCAAAATGGCGGTACTGGGTGTTCAGGCCGAGACCCTTCGTCAATTTGGTGCCGTCAGCGAGCAAACGGCAAAAGAAATGGCAGAGGGGGTAAGAACCCTTCTGGGAGCAGATTTTGCCCTTTCCACAACGGGAATCGCCGGCCCAACCGGAGGGACAAAAGAAAAACCCGTTGGATTGGTGTTCATCGGTTTTTCCGATGGCACAACGACTACGGCAAAAAAATTTATTTTCTCCAACGATCGTCTGGCAAATAAGGAACGCTCATCCTACGCCGCCCTTGAATTCCTCCGCCGTCACATACAAAAAATTATTTGA
- a CDS encoding D-sedoheptulose 7-phosphate isomerase, whose amino-acid sequence MTSEFENRFAELARTQLKASAETKLKMVDACLPQILEAGYEIASRLKSGGTLFLCGNGGSAADSQHLAAELVSRLRMERAAIPALALTTDTSVLTAMANDYDYTQIFSRQVEAFGKKGDILLGISTSGGSKNVIEAMKMAQEKGLYRIGLLGKDGGKLRDFVDTAIIVPSSDTQRIQEGHITIGHILCDIAEQFLFGGK is encoded by the coding sequence ATGACATCTGAATTTGAAAATCGATTTGCAGAGCTGGCCCGAACCCAGTTGAAAGCGAGTGCAGAAACCAAATTGAAAATGGTTGACGCCTGTCTTCCGCAGATTTTGGAAGCGGGATACGAAATCGCCAGTCGCCTAAAATCCGGGGGGACGCTGTTCCTTTGCGGAAACGGCGGCAGCGCAGCCGATTCTCAGCATCTGGCTGCAGAACTGGTTAGCCGCCTGCGAATGGAACGGGCGGCCATTCCGGCGCTTGCCCTTACGACCGACACGTCCGTGCTGACGGCCATGGCCAATGATTACGATTACACCCAAATCTTTTCGCGACAGGTAGAAGCGTTTGGGAAAAAGGGGGACATTCTTCTGGGAATCAGCACCTCTGGCGGCTCCAAGAATGTCATTGAAGCCATGAAAATGGCACAGGAAAAGGGGCTGTACCGCATTGGTTTGTTGGGAAAGGACGGCGGAAAATTACGGGATTTTGTGGACACCGCAATTATTGTTCCCAGTTCCGACACGCAGCGTATTCAGGAAGGGCACATTACCATCGGCCACATTTTGTGTGACATTGCTGAACAGTTTCTCTTCGGGGGTAAATAA
- the thpR gene encoding RNA 2',3'-cyclic phosphodiesterase: MIRSFIAIEIPDFIRSHIADLQDEMRRFHAHVSWVNSGNIHVTLKFLGDIRESLVPQIGDVLGEISSHTRPFTITIENLGFFPNAKRPRVLWVGVTDRQQLKTLYNEIEDGLSHLGFSREKRGFTPHLTIGRVRHPGGIEEVVARMQTLSFQPGSFEAKEVVLIRSTLKPTGAVYNPLGRFEFNGD; the protein is encoded by the coding sequence ATGATTCGGTCATTTATTGCAATTGAAATTCCCGATTTTATTCGGTCTCACATTGCCGATCTGCAGGATGAAATGCGCCGGTTTCATGCCCATGTGAGTTGGGTAAACTCCGGAAATATTCATGTCACACTGAAATTTTTGGGTGACATTCGGGAATCGCTTGTTCCGCAGATTGGAGATGTGCTGGGTGAAATTTCTTCTCACACGCGTCCTTTTACCATTACAATTGAAAACCTGGGATTTTTCCCGAATGCGAAGCGGCCACGGGTGTTGTGGGTGGGAGTGACGGACCGGCAGCAGCTCAAAACTCTCTACAACGAAATCGAAGACGGCCTGTCTCACCTGGGTTTTAGCCGGGAAAAAAGAGGTTTTACACCCCATCTCACCATTGGCCGCGTCCGACATCCCGGCGGAATAGAGGAGGTGGTTGCCCGAATGCAAACCCTCTCTTTTCAACCGGGATCGTTTGAGGCAAAAGAGGTAGTGCTGATCAGAAGCACTTTAAAGCCCACGGGGGCTGTCTATAATCCCCTTGGACGATTCGAATTTAATGGGGACTGA
- the alaS gene encoding alanine--tRNA ligase — MNSKEIRQSFLDYFKSKDHKIVPSAPVVPIDDPTLLFTNAGMNQFKKIFLGLEKPDYPRVADSQKCIRVSGKHNDLEEVGKDTYHHTFFEMLGNWSFGDYYKKEAIAFAWELLTEVWKLPKEKLWVTVYKDDDEAEQLWKTTTDVAAGQVLRFGEKENFWEMGETGPCGPCSEIHIDLGPGHCDKQGVPGHVCQVNGDCSRYIELWNLVFIQYNRQEDGSLNELPSRHVDTGMGFERIVAVLQGVPSNYDTDLFQPIIQAISELSGVAYPGPDGGVAHRVIADHVRALSFAIADGALPSNEGRGYVLRRILRRAARYGRKLNMKEPFIYKLVPVLVDVMGEAYPELREKHQFVSMVIQSEEESFGNTLDRGIEIFEKTAADLKKNNQTQFPGFAAFRLYDTYGFPLDLTQLMAEEQGLTVDYEGFEKAMAEQRKRAKEAQKFRYEAHEFFKEGETSPHSEFVGYEKLKETVHLVAFSGNEFLLDKTPFYGESGGQVGDTGVVYTPDGHFRVRVVDTQKSGNMIIHIGKIERGSFEDVKNKELIAEVDRERRKSIARNHTATHLLHKALRTVLGGHVHQAGSLVAPDHLRFDLTHFERIAAEQLDEVERLVNEAVRENYRVEVLTLPYNEAKKLGAVALFGEKYGDIVRVIKIDDYSMEFCGGTHLNFTGEIGYFRILSESSVASGVRRIEAVTGVAADELLRREKHELEALRQKLAATAEDSVQRLEQVLQEKKALEKELLNAQLKLAQTELDSLVQQSEEVDGFKVVANRLPVGTVGELKQIGDVLRSKLKSGVGVLGSEINGKPFLLCVVTDDLIQTKKLKAGDVVKRLGKYIGGGGGGNPRMAQAGGKDVKNLDKALQKTRDVVLELLG; from the coding sequence ATGAATTCAAAGGAAATTCGTCAGTCGTTTTTGGATTATTTCAAAAGCAAAGATCATAAAATTGTTCCCAGTGCACCGGTGGTTCCCATCGATGATCCCACCCTTCTGTTTACAAATGCCGGAATGAATCAATTCAAGAAGATATTCCTGGGATTGGAGAAACCTGACTATCCGCGTGTGGCCGATTCTCAAAAATGCATTCGCGTCAGCGGCAAGCACAACGATCTGGAAGAGGTGGGGAAAGACACCTACCATCACACCTTTTTTGAAATGCTTGGAAACTGGTCGTTTGGGGACTACTACAAAAAAGAGGCTATTGCCTTTGCCTGGGAGCTTCTCACGGAGGTGTGGAAACTTCCGAAGGAAAAGCTCTGGGTCACCGTGTACAAAGACGATGACGAAGCGGAGCAACTCTGGAAAACAACAACCGATGTGGCCGCGGGCCAGGTCCTTCGATTTGGGGAAAAGGAGAATTTTTGGGAAATGGGTGAAACCGGTCCCTGCGGTCCGTGTTCTGAAATTCACATCGATCTGGGTCCCGGGCACTGTGACAAACAGGGCGTGCCGGGGCACGTGTGTCAGGTAAACGGGGATTGCAGCCGTTACATCGAGCTCTGGAATCTGGTTTTCATCCAGTATAATCGACAGGAAGACGGAAGCCTGAACGAATTGCCGTCCCGGCATGTGGACACCGGAATGGGTTTCGAGCGAATTGTGGCGGTTTTACAGGGCGTCCCTTCCAATTACGACACCGATTTGTTCCAGCCGATTATTCAGGCAATCTCTGAGCTTTCTGGTGTGGCGTATCCGGGTCCCGATGGCGGTGTAGCACACCGGGTAATTGCAGATCATGTGCGCGCCCTCAGCTTTGCGATTGCCGATGGGGCCCTGCCGTCTAACGAAGGGCGCGGCTATGTACTCAGGCGTATCCTCCGGCGGGCCGCCCGCTACGGACGCAAGCTGAACATGAAAGAACCATTTATTTACAAACTGGTTCCTGTTTTGGTAGATGTAATGGGCGAGGCGTATCCGGAATTACGGGAAAAACACCAGTTTGTGTCCATGGTAATTCAATCGGAAGAAGAAAGCTTTGGAAATACGCTGGATCGCGGGATTGAAATCTTTGAAAAAACAGCAGCCGATTTGAAAAAGAATAACCAGACCCAATTTCCCGGATTTGCTGCCTTCCGTCTGTACGACACCTACGGATTTCCTCTGGACTTGACCCAGCTGATGGCTGAAGAACAGGGCCTTACGGTGGATTACGAGGGTTTTGAGAAGGCCATGGCGGAGCAGCGAAAACGAGCCAAAGAGGCCCAAAAATTTAGGTACGAAGCGCACGAGTTTTTCAAAGAAGGAGAAACCAGTCCCCACTCCGAATTTGTCGGTTATGAAAAATTAAAAGAAACCGTTCATCTGGTTGCTTTTTCTGGAAATGAATTTCTCCTGGACAAAACCCCGTTTTACGGAGAGTCCGGCGGCCAGGTGGGAGATACGGGTGTGGTTTACACCCCGGATGGGCATTTCAGGGTGAGGGTTGTGGACACCCAGAAAAGCGGAAATATGATTATTCATATTGGCAAAATCGAGCGCGGAAGTTTCGAAGATGTGAAGAACAAAGAGCTTATTGCCGAAGTTGACCGCGAGCGGCGGAAATCTATCGCCAGAAATCACACCGCCACCCACTTGCTTCACAAGGCCTTGCGAACCGTTCTCGGAGGGCATGTTCACCAGGCGGGTTCGCTGGTAGCTCCCGATCATTTGCGCTTCGATTTGACGCACTTCGAACGAATTGCCGCGGAACAATTGGATGAAGTTGAGCGCCTGGTCAATGAAGCCGTTCGGGAAAATTACAGGGTGGAGGTTTTAACGCTTCCTTACAATGAGGCGAAAAAACTCGGAGCAGTAGCCCTGTTTGGTGAAAAATACGGGGATATTGTGCGGGTTATAAAAATTGACGACTACAGCATGGAATTCTGCGGGGGAACACATCTTAACTTTACCGGAGAAATTGGCTATTTCCGGATTTTGTCTGAGTCCAGTGTGGCTTCCGGCGTGCGCCGCATTGAGGCGGTTACGGGAGTGGCGGCCGATGAACTGCTTCGCCGGGAAAAACACGAGTTGGAGGCGTTACGCCAGAAATTGGCCGCCACAGCGGAGGATTCCGTTCAGCGGTTAGAACAGGTCCTTCAGGAGAAAAAGGCTCTGGAAAAGGAGCTTCTGAATGCCCAGCTCAAGCTTGCCCAAACTGAATTGGACAGCCTCGTTCAACAGTCCGAAGAAGTGGATGGTTTTAAAGTGGTTGCCAACCGCCTTCCTGTGGGAACCGTGGGCGAGCTGAAGCAGATCGGCGATGTGCTGCGCAGCAAATTAAAATCCGGTGTGGGTGTACTGGGGTCTGAAATTAATGGCAAACCGTTTCTCCTCTGTGTAGTAACGGATGATTTGATCCAAACAAAGAAACTGAAAGCAGGGGATGTGGTAAAGCGCCTGGGAAAATACATTGGCGGCGGTGGCGGCGGCAATCCAAGAATGGCTCAGGCGGGCGGAAAAGATGTGAAAAACCTGGATAAAGCTCTTCAGAAAACACGCGATGTTGTTCTGGAATTGCTGGGATAG
- a CDS encoding YeeE/YedE family protein, with translation MFLTILILGFLFGLILQRARLNTFDTIGGFAMLEDLTVAKALLVAVGVGAILLSLEIWLGWASFHVKPLIVGGVVAGGLIFGAGMAILGYCPGTLAVSLGEGAIDAFVGILGGLFGGLVFTWLFPGMKSILGPNLGKLSIGSLLGGHPAVNFVAALVVGGVFIWFAFYLDGIEKKRIKN, from the coding sequence ATGTTTCTGACGATTTTAATTTTGGGATTTTTGTTTGGTTTGATTTTACAGCGGGCGCGGCTGAATACCTTTGACACAATCGGCGGATTTGCCATGTTGGAAGATTTGACGGTCGCAAAAGCCTTGTTGGTAGCCGTCGGCGTGGGGGCTATTCTCTTAAGCCTTGAAATCTGGTTGGGATGGGCCTCCTTTCATGTCAAGCCTCTGATTGTGGGCGGGGTGGTGGCAGGCGGTTTGATTTTCGGTGCCGGAATGGCGATTTTGGGCTACTGCCCGGGAACACTGGCAGTTTCGCTCGGCGAAGGCGCGATCGACGCCTTTGTGGGCATCCTGGGGGGTCTGTTTGGCGGATTGGTTTTTACCTGGCTTTTTCCCGGGATGAAATCGATTCTGGGTCCCAATTTGGGAAAACTTTCGATCGGCAGCCTTCTGGGAGGGCATCCGGCCGTCAATTTTGTTGCGGCGCTGGTTGTGGGAGGTGTTTTCATTTGGTTTGCATTTTACCTGGATGGAATCGAAAAAAAGCGGATAAAAAATTAA